A genomic stretch from Erwinia sp. E_sp_B01_1 includes:
- the ispC gene encoding 1-deoxy-D-xylulose-5-phosphate reductoisomerase, producing MKQLTILGSTGSIGTSTLAVVRANPHLFAIKALVAGHNVELMAEQCLAFRPAYASMSDEKSAAALRLRLKSLNVATEVLSGEQAACDLAALDDVDQVMAAIVGAAGLMPTLAAIRAGKQVLLANKESLVTCGQLFLEAVSASKAQLLPVDSEHNAIFQSLPASLQQQLGYASLEDNGIDSIILTGSGGPFRDTPLNLLGGMTPDQACAHPNWSMGRKISVDSATMMNKGLEYIEARWLFNATDAQMEVILHPQSVIHSMVRYRDGSVLAQLGSPDMRTPIAHVMAWPQRVPSGATPLDFTRMGAMTFAEPDYARYPCLKLAIDACSAGQAATTTLNAANEIAVAAFLDSQIRFTDIAAVNLAVLEALSCAEPDSVEAVLEIDRQAREQAQTLLSRFSEAR from the coding sequence ATGAAGCAATTGACGATCCTCGGTTCAACAGGCTCCATCGGCACCAGCACGCTGGCGGTGGTCCGCGCCAATCCGCATCTGTTCGCCATTAAAGCGCTGGTTGCAGGCCACAACGTTGAGCTGATGGCTGAACAGTGTCTGGCTTTCCGTCCCGCCTATGCCTCAATGTCGGATGAAAAGTCGGCGGCGGCACTGCGACTTCGTCTGAAAAGCCTTAATGTGGCGACTGAAGTGCTGAGCGGTGAGCAGGCCGCCTGCGATCTCGCCGCGCTGGACGATGTCGATCAGGTGATGGCGGCAATTGTGGGTGCAGCAGGATTAATGCCTACGCTCGCCGCAATTCGCGCCGGTAAACAGGTGCTTCTTGCCAATAAAGAGTCACTTGTCACCTGCGGCCAGCTTTTCCTGGAGGCCGTCAGCGCGTCAAAAGCTCAGTTACTTCCCGTGGACAGCGAGCATAACGCCATTTTTCAGAGTTTGCCTGCTTCCCTCCAGCAGCAGTTAGGATACGCTTCTCTGGAAGATAATGGCATTGACAGCATTATTCTTACGGGATCGGGTGGCCCTTTTCGTGACACGCCATTGAACCTGCTTGGGGGCATGACTCCCGACCAGGCTTGTGCGCATCCGAACTGGTCAATGGGGCGTAAAATCTCCGTTGATTCTGCCACCATGATGAATAAAGGTTTGGAATATATCGAAGCCCGCTGGCTGTTTAATGCGACTGACGCCCAAATGGAAGTCATTCTGCATCCGCAGTCGGTTATCCACTCTATGGTGCGCTATCGCGATGGGAGTGTGCTGGCTCAACTGGGGTCTCCGGATATGCGTACGCCCATCGCTCACGTGATGGCCTGGCCGCAGCGAGTGCCTTCAGGGGCAACGCCACTGGACTTTACCCGCATGGGAGCGATGACCTTTGCCGAGCCAGATTATGCACGCTACCCCTGCCTGAAACTCGCCATTGACGCCTGTTCAGCCGGGCAGGCCGCGACCACAACATTAAATGCAGCCAATGAAATTGCGGTGGCGGCGTTTCTGGATTCCCAAATCCGGTTTACTGACATTGCCGCCGTGAATCTGGCCGTACTGGAAGCGCTATCCTGCGCGGAACCGGACAGCGTTGAAGCCGTGCTTGAGATCGACAGGCAGGCACGGGAACAGGCTCAAACTCTGTTATCACGCTTCAGTGAAGCCCGGTAA